The sequence CCCGTCAAGGCGGCGCCCGTCGCCTATGTGCCGGTCTTCACCTGGACGGGCGCCTATGTCGGCGGCAATTTCGGTTATGGCTGGGGCGACGGCTCGGCCCCGTGGAACAACTACCTGCTGTACTACTACAGCGGCTTCGACTCGGCGGTCGCCAATGGCGGCTCCAACCCGTCCGGCTGGTTCGGCGGCGTGCAGGTCGGCTACAACTACCAGCTCGCCAATAATGTCGTGCTCGGTGCCGAAGCCGATTTCAACTTCGGCTCGATGACCGACCAGCTCAACTACACCGCCTTCGACGCCGGCGTCCCGACGCTGCAGGAATTCGGTTCGATCGACACCAAGATCGAGTCCTTCGGCACCGTGCGCGCCCGCGTCGGCTATTCCATGGACCGTTTCCTC is a genomic window of Ancylobacter sp. IITR112 containing:
- a CDS encoding outer membrane protein → MRIKSLLLGTVAGAALAAPAFAADLSYPVKAAPVAYVPVFTWTGAYVGGNFGYGWGDGSAPWNNYLLYYYSGFDSAVANGGSNPSGWFGGVQVGYNYQLANNVVLGAEADFNFGSMTDQLNYTAFDAGVPTLQEFGSIDTKIESFGTVRARVGYSMDRFLPYITGGLAWGNVKVNESWTAYTDGAYSGFGGASRSDTLWGWTLGGGVEYAITDNWTVKAEYLYIDLGDINWDSAANTKIDMSMQTLKAGVNYKF